In Thermodesulfobacteriota bacterium, the following proteins share a genomic window:
- the glmU gene encoding bifunctional UDP-N-acetylglucosamine diphosphorylase/glucosamine-1-phosphate N-acetyltransferase GlmU codes for MANLAVVVLAAGMGKRMKSDIPKVLHPVLGRPMLSYVYEAVLSLSPKRVVVVVGHGSDQVKEISDSKKITYATQAKQLGTGHAANSAHEALKSFKGNVLIINGDFPLITSATLKRLIQSHERKRADLSVLTTLLEDPTGYGRIKRDQNGNAIRIVEEKDATREERFIDEINSGTYLVKSSFLWDALKKVNRKNKQGEYYLTDIVETAHKNSLNINAQVVQDSDEVMGVNDRSELSYVESALKWRTNEKLMKSGVTIIDPEATYISPGIRIGRDTTIYPNTHIYGFSQIGANCIIGPNNWILDTKIGSGVEIKSNCYITDAILKNNISVGPFAHIRPEAQIMDGAKIGNFVEIKKSKIGTGSKVPHLSYVGDATLGKDVNIGAGTITCNYDGVNKHRTEIEDNVFIGSDTMLVAPIKVGKGATTGAGSTISKDVPEGSLAIGRARQTTIKNWKRKPREKKAK; via the coding sequence TTGGCCAATTTAGCTGTCGTAGTTTTAGCCGCAGGAATGGGAAAGCGGATGAAATCCGATATTCCTAAAGTTCTTCACCCTGTATTGGGAAGACCGATGCTGAGCTATGTGTACGAGGCGGTGCTTAGCCTATCCCCCAAGCGAGTTGTGGTTGTTGTTGGGCACGGCTCAGATCAAGTTAAAGAAATTTCAGACTCTAAAAAAATCACATACGCTACTCAGGCAAAACAGCTCGGAACAGGCCATGCCGCGAATTCTGCACATGAGGCACTAAAAAGCTTTAAAGGTAATGTGCTTATTATAAATGGCGACTTTCCATTAATTACGTCTGCAACGCTTAAAAGGCTTATTCAAAGTCATGAGAGAAAACGTGCAGACCTCTCAGTTCTGACCACCCTCTTAGAAGATCCAACCGGTTACGGAAGAATAAAGAGAGATCAAAATGGCAACGCTATCAGAATTGTTGAAGAAAAGGATGCAACACGAGAAGAGCGTTTTATTGACGAGATAAACTCCGGCACATATTTAGTAAAAAGTTCTTTTCTTTGGGATGCGCTTAAAAAAGTTAATAGAAAAAATAAACAGGGCGAGTATTACTTAACTGACATTGTCGAGACTGCCCACAAGAACTCACTTAATATTAACGCACAAGTTGTCCAAGACAGCGATGAAGTAATGGGAGTAAATGACCGCTCTGAGCTCTCTTATGTGGAGAGTGCTCTTAAATGGAGGACTAATGAGAAGCTGATGAAATCAGGTGTAACTATTATTGATCCCGAGGCCACCTATATCTCCCCTGGAATTAGAATCGGAAGGGATACTACCATATATCCTAATACTCACATCTATGGTTTCTCTCAGATAGGCGCAAACTGCATAATTGGACCTAATAATTGGATTCTGGATACAAAGATAGGCAGCGGGGTAGAAATTAAGTCAAACTGCTATATTACAGATGCAATTCTTAAAAATAATATTAGCGTTGGTCCATTTGCTCATATTCGTCCAGAAGCACAAATCATGGACGGGGCAAAGATCGGAAACTTTGTGGAGATTAAAAAATCAAAAATCGGAACCGGCTCAAAGGTTCCTCACCTCTCATATGTTGGAGACGCAACTTTAGGCAAAGATGTAAATATTGGAGCAGGTACTATCACCTGTAACTATGACGGAGTGAATAAGCATAGGACCGAAATTGAGGATAATGTTTTTATCGGCAGTGACACAATGCTAGTTGCCCCTATTAAAGTTGGCAAGGGCGCAACCACAGGAGCTGGCTCAACTATATCTAAAGACGTGCCCGAGGGATCACTTGCAATTGGAAGGGCAAGACAGACCACGATTAAAAACTGGAAGAGAAAACCAAGGGAGAAGAAGGCTAAGTAA